In the genome of Oncorhynchus nerka isolate Pitt River linkage group LG4, Oner_Uvic_2.0, whole genome shotgun sequence, the window TTTGCTATAGCAGATACTTTGAAAAGAGTCCACAAGCTGGAACCAATTCACATCTTCCTGTCTGGTGCCTCTGCACCCTACGTGAGTACTATAATAGCAATCATGTAACAACGGAACAGCATTTATACAATATAACTTTACTACGACATGTAACCATATGGGTATTTCTCATACCTTTTGAAATGCTGCCAGTTAAATGTACTGACCTAAAGCAGACATCCTTTAGTTTTTCCTTGCTTTCTAGTCTGAGATGCGTATCCAAGCCCCAAAGAGAAGTGATTTATCAGACGAGGAGTTCCTCCAGTGGATGACCAGGATTGGTGGGACTCCCCCCGAGTTACTGGCCAATCCTGAGGTTGTAAAGCTCTTCCTACCTGCGCTGAAAGCCGACCTCCACGTGGTGGAGAACTACAGGTGGGTGTCTCTAGCTTTGTCACAATTCTCTCTTTCCTACCAAAAGTGTGCACTTTCACTAATTTGAAAGGAAATTGCTGGTATAAGAAATATGGTGGAAATTTCCCCACACTTCAGAAGATAGGAGATATTATTGGGACGCACATTCTATTAGCACCTCTGGCCTGTAAATGTTAATTAGCAACACATTTATTACCccttataccatggcattgttcaATACTCAATTCTGATTGTctagaagggcattctagagtgtgcattatttccctataatGCACTGTATAATGCAATGGCTATGGAGTTAAAGACTATCTGAACACGCCGATTGGCACGTGTTTTTCTGTTTCTCATTAGAAAAACAAGATTTCAGTCTGCGGTGTGTTTCCTGACCGGTTCCGCGGTTGGTTAATGTTTTTcccccatgagacactgtagccTATTTCAATTCCTCAAAATCTAAATGTTGACCTTTTTTGTCGGATGTTTTAGTTGAGTAAATGTTTGgagtatttctcaagtaaaaaaaGTTCAACATGTCTTTATCAGTCGATCTGTTTCACTGTCTATGCTATTGGGTAGAGTTCAATCATCGCAGCTGTTCACCCCACGTTAGTGGGAAAATAGACAGTCAAATGAATTTACCCATTGTGGCACACGGATGTTCCAAACTCCATTTTAGATGAGACTGACTTTATAACAAAAATAACTGTTTTTGACTTTAATCGATGCTACACAGCCCGTTTTCAAAGGGATTCGTTGCTCTTTATTAAAGGCAGTCACTCTTTAATTCTGACATGGTCGATGTTTGGGCTGCTTTTGTATAAATATGTAATCAAGATTGTTCTTGTGTTCCAGGTGTGACAGGCCAGagagtcctctcctctcatgCCCAGTCACATGCTTCGATGGAAAGCAGGACATGCCTCATGACTTAGAAGGTCAGCGCTCTGATGTCTCGTGCATGTCTGCTTTCCATGTGATGTCTAGCGATTCTCTCCATAAGTTACACTGCTGTAACACCCTGTGATTAACACAAAAAAAATGGCCATTTTGTCCTAAGTGATGAGCACAGTTCAGCTGTAGGTTCCTGGCTGTTTGTGTAAGGTCTTCAGAGAACTCTGAAGTTGCTTTAGAACTTTAGTTGCTGAAACCGAATGGTGATCTGTTTCCATCACAACTGTAAATGTGGTATGTGTCTTTCCCTTTTCTTATTTAACAGCATGGAAAGACATATCATCTGGAGATTTTACAGTGCAAATGCTACCTGGAGCTCACTTTTATTTAAAAGATGCAGCCAATGAGAAGATCATATTGGACTACATCACAAAGTATCTGGAGATGGCGGAAATGGACTACTTGTAGCTATGACGGGCACAGTGGCAGTAAAGGAAATGTATCATGTTATGTTTTCATTGTAGTAACACAACCAGTTGTACTTAGTCCAATAAGCATTTCAACAGTAGTATCTATGCCTTTGAGCAATAATGCAAATGATGGAAGTAGGTTTTGTTGACCATGTGAATCTAGCCAATGCGTCTAGGATTTTACGAGTGATGTAAGATGTATTACAGCCTAAAATGGAATCCAGAGAGATTGCCTGACTAGTTctcaaatcaaataaatcaaatttgattggtcacgtacacatgattagcagatgttattgcgcgagtagcaaaatgcttgtgcttctagttccgacaatgcagcaatatctaacaattccacaaatacctaatacacacaaatgtaaggaATCGAATAACAatgtataaatatatggatgagcaatgataGTGGCATAgcctaagatgcaatagatagtataaaatacagtatatacgtatgagatgagtaatgcaagatatgtaaacattattaaagtgactagtgttccattattaaagtggccaatgatttcaagtctatgtaggcagcagcctctaatgtactagtgatggctgttttaacagtctgatggccttgagctaGAAGttttttttcagtctcttggtcccagctttaatgcacctgtactgaccttgccttctggatggtagcaaggtgaacaggcagtggctcaggtggttgttgtccttgatgatctgtatggccttcctgtgacattgggtgttgtaggtgtcctggagggcaggtagtttgcccccggacgcgttgtgcagaccacaccaccctctggagagccctgcggctgtgggcggtgcagttgccgtaccaggcggtgatgcagcctgacaggatgctctcaattgtgcatctgttaaagtttgagtgttttgggtgacaagccaaatttcttcagccacctgaggttgaagaagcgctgttgcgccaccttcaccacactgtctgtgtgagtttGTCAGTGATTTGTACGCCGAGGAacaactttccaccttctccactgctgttcctTGATGTGGCTGGGGGGTGCTCCAtctgctgttttctgaagtccacaatcatctcctttgttttgttgatgttgagtgaggggttattttcctgacagcaCGCACCCGTGTGggcccccagtgttgaggatcagtgaagtggagataTTGTTTCCTActgtcaccacctgggggcggcccgtcaggaagtccaggacccaattgcgcagggtggggttgagacccagggcctcaagcttaatgataagTGAtaaagcttggagggtactatggtgttgaatgctgagctatagtcaatataGTCCTCTGTATACCAATGTTTGTCTCCCAAATTGCACCTTATTCCCTTTTATAGTGTACTGCTTTTGACCAGCGCTATGTagagaacagggtgccatttgggacatagtctGTTACCATTACTGTACCAATGACATTCTACTGAGCCTGATGTCCATGAGGATGGAGAATATCTGTGCCAGTTTTGGCACCATGTGTGCATCTGTCACTTTGTGTTCTGATCAAAAGTGTTAGCATGCTAACTGTTCCTGTAGACTTCTAGTCTTTGTGCTAAGCTAGTTAGCATTTTCACACACAACGTCCTCTAACTTCCATCATACTGGATGCAGATACATAAAAATGGCATTCATGAATTCATCAGACTGTGGGAGGCACAaagtagagccatgactacatggaactctagtccacatcaagtaactgatgcaagcagtaaaatgtgATTTCAAAAacagacaacaaaaaaaacaccttatggaacgacaatacaaacataggcacagacacatgcatacacatggatttagtactgtagatatgtggtatgggcctgagggcacactgtgttgtgaatgtattgttttaatgttttaaactgtaaaaactgccttaattttgctggaccccaggaaggcagcagctaatgaggatccataataaatacaaaccaACTATGGAAGTGTATTGTAGCTCATTCGGAGGTAGCCTCGACTGGGATTCTAACCTCGACCGGGGGTCAAACGTCTTGACGAACTTGCAAAAAATGGATGGTTAGGCTAGTGAATGGGAATCTCAACACAATAAATGATGCAGTGGTGAACTTACCATTAGACAGAAGAGGCAATTGCCACAGGCCTCACatcaagtcctgcctctcccatctcattggtttatataagcagatacccacgtgccatctccatTGGTTTTACCCACGTGGGTGATCGAAAGATAAACTGAACTGATGTCGGTCAACCGTTTTGTGTGTGGATTAATGTACacgcactaagttgactgtgcctttaaacagcttggaaaattccaggaaattatgtcatggctttagaagcttctgctattttgagtcaattggaggtgtacctgtggatgtatttcagggcctaccttcaaactcagtgcctctttgcttgatatcatgagtaaatcaaaagaaatcatcccAGACCTCaggaaagaaaattgtagacctccacaagtctggttcatccttgggaaggaggcctacaaacctgactcagttacacaagctctgtcaggaggaattggccaaaattcacccaacttattgtggggagcttgtggaaggccacctgaaacgtttgacccaagttaatcaatttaaaggcaatgctaccaaatactaattgagtgtatgtaaacttctgacccactgggaatgtgatgacataaaagctgaaataaattattctctctacttttattctgacgtttcacattcttaaaataaagtggtgatcctaactgacctaagacggaatttttactaggaataaatgtcaggaattgtgaaaaacttttgagtttaaatgtatttggctaaggtgtatgtaaacttccgacttcaaatgcatatactgtatgtaaagAGTTTACAATGTTTAGTGAATATTGAGACCTAATAACAGTTGAGTTTACATGTTTTTCAGATGTTATAATACAAatataccgaacaaaaatataaatgcagcaatttcaaacattttactgagttacagttaagaTTCCTTATATGTAACTGAGTTACATATAAGGAATCAGTCAATTGAAgtaaattcattaggtcctaatctggatttcacattactgggcaggggcacagccataggTGGACCAGGGAGGGTGTagtcccacccactggggagccaagcccagccaatcagaataagtTTTTCCTGacgaaagggctttattacagacagaaatactccacagtttcatcagctatccgGGTGGCtagtctcagatgatcccgcagatgaagaagccagatgtggaggtcctgggctggtgtagttacacgtggtctgtggttgcgaGGCTggttagacgtactgccaaattcttaaAAACATTGTtgaaggcagcttatggtagaaaaataaacatttaaattctctggcaaccgatctggtggacattcctgctgtcgtcatgccaattgcacactccttcaAATCTTGAGACTGGAATTGTGTgacaaaaatgcacattttagagtggccttttattgtccctggcacaaggtgcacctgtgtaatgatcacgctgtttaatcagattcttgatatgccacacctgccaggtggatttttttatatattttttttacctttatttaactaggcaagtcagttaacaaattctgattttcaatgacagcctaggaacagtgggttaactgccttgttcaggggcagaacaatggatttttaccttgtcagctcgggatttgattttgcaacctttcggctgctagtccaacactctaaccactaggctacctgccgccccaggtgaattatcttggcaaaggagaaatgctcattaacaagggtgtaaacacatttttgcaccaaatatgagagaaataagctttttatgcatatggaacatttctgggatattttatttcagctcatgaaacatgggactgacactttacatgtttataTTTTGTTTCACTGTACATAAATTCATATTTTTATTATCAAAATAATAAACACATATAAACCTTTTAAATAACTATCCTCTAGGTTCTAAAGTTTAATTTGTGTTTGTGGGATCCACTTGGTTTTGGGTTGATAGGTATGCTCAGTCCTAAATACAGACAACATCCAGACACGTGATTGTAAAACTCTGTGTTGTAAAGGAAAGAGTGTTTGTGTTCCTGGCGATATGAGCTTTCAGGAATGGGGTCACAATAGATGTACCAGCCGCTAATTGTGGATATCAACTGTTACTCGTCTTATCAAGGTTCTATGAGCTAAAACTCATTCTGCTGACTGAGATTGAAAACAATCGCACTACACATACATTTAGATTATTGTCGTGATTAGAGTAGCAATCTACCGGTGTTTTAAACGTTTCTGTAATTTTATTCAACAGTTTGTCTATAGGAAATAAGGTAATTTTATAATTGAataacttaaaaaatatataatgttaaatatataaaataaGATTAATTGAATGTTAAAATAGAATGACAACTCAATGAAACATTATCCTAAATAATACCAACATCAACTAACCGAATACCTTTTGTTTAATATGAATGTTTCAGCATGGAAGGTCCTGTATATTTTTTTACacgcttttatttattttaaaggtGCTAcacaggatttttttttaaaaacatttttgcagTGATAGTGGAATGATAGTGTTTCATAGTATTACCCACTGTTAGGTTCTGATTTTGGGAGTAAATAAAtctagagaagcttaaccaagtttaattcttcccaaagggtcggtacagctgtaattcagacaAATGACatttcacacaagcactgatatttaaccctttctcctaggTTGAGTCTCCACCTCCACAAATGAACAGCCAATGcatctctgttgctagacagagccttagtgatatctgttcttcctcacttcatttAACCTGCCCTCTACCCCATAGTGCTTACTCCTCCCCAACTCAAGGCTGtgcccctctcaaaaaatgtagaactaggaatagatatagtccttggttcaactccagacctgtctgcccttgaccagcacaaaaacatcctgtggcgttctgcattcgcatcgaatagcccccgtgatatgcaacttttcagggaagttaggaacaaatatacacaggcagttagaaaagctaaggcaagctttttcaaacagaaatttgcatcctgtagtactaactcaaaaaagttctgggacactgtaaagtccatggagaataagagcacctcctcccagctgcccattgctctgaggctaggaaactgtcaccaccgataaatttcaataagcatttctctacggctggccatgctttccacatggctatccctaccccggtcaactgcccggcaccctccacagcaacccgccaaagcccccaccatttctcctttacccaaatccagatagctgatgttctgaaagagctgcaaaatctggactcctacaaatcagccgggctagacaatctggaccctctctttctaaaattatccgccaaaattgttgaaaccctattactagcctgttcaatctctctttcgtatcgtctgagattcccaaagattggaaagctgccccggtcattcccctcttcaaaggtggtgacactctagacccacactgctacagacctatatctatcctaccctgtctttctaaggtcttcgaaagccaagttaacaaacagattactgaccatttcgaatcccaacataccttctccgctatgcaatctggttttagagctggtcatgggtgcacctcagccactctcaaggttctaaacgacatcataaccgccatcgataagagacattactgtgcagccgtattcatcgacctggccaaggctttcgactctgtcaatcacaacattcttattggcagactcgacagccttggtttctcaaatgattgcctcgcctggtttaccaactacttctctgatagagttcagtgtgtcaaatcggagggcctgttgtccggacctctgacagtctctatgggtgtgccacagggttcaattctcgggccgactctcttttctgtatacatcaatgatgttgctcttgctgctggtgattctctgatccacctctacgcagacgacaccattctgtatacttctggcccctccttggacactgtgttaactaacctccagacgagcttcaatgccatacaactctccttccgtggcttccaactgctcttaaacgcaagtaaacttagaatacgtggacaactacaaatacctgggtgtctggttagactgtaaactctccttccagactcacattaagcatctccaatccaaaattaaatctagaatcggcttcctatatcgcaacacagcatccttcactcatgctgccaaacataccctcgtaaaactgaccatcctaccgatcctcgacttcggtgatgtcatctataaaatagcctccaacactctactcaacaaactggatgcagtctatcacagtgccatccgttttgtcaccaaagccccatacactacccaccattgcgacctgtacgctctcattggttGGCCCGCTCTtaatactcgtcgccaaacccgctggctacaggttatctacaagtctctgctaggtaaagcccgccttatctcagctcactggtcaccatagcaacacccactcatagcacgtgctccagtaggtatatctcactggtcacgcccaaagccaattcctcctttggtcgtctttccttccagttctctgctgcccatgactggaacgaattacaaaaatctctgaagctggagactcacatctccctcactagctttaagcaccagctgtcagagcagcttacagatcactgcacttgtacatagcccatctgtaaacagcccatctatctacctacctcatccccatactggtatttatttattttgcttctttgcaccccagtatctctacctgcacattcatcttctgccgatctaccattccagtgtttaattgctatattgtaattggcctatttatttccttaacttacctcatttgcactcactgtatatagactttttgttttcttttgttctactgtattattgactgtatgttttgtttattccatgtgtaactctgtgttgttatatgtgtcgaattgctacgctttatcttggccaggtcgcagttgtaaatgagaacttgttctcaactagcctacctggttaaataaaggtgaaataaatcaattaaaGGCTGTCATCGTTATTGATACCAGACTGTGTGTCTTCTCCTCCCAGAGGATCCCTCCCATAAGATCCCTGAGGGTTAACAGTAACGTATCCAGACATAATGTAaatgttatacattaccctctctcatTCAGTGACATTGTTAGGTTATAAGGTCTCCACCCGTCTCCCCTACACATTCTAAAGCCATCTGACTCCTACAGATAACCCGTAACTTCTGATGTAAAAACCAGTCTTGTTCACTGTTAGAACATGGTTACTCAGAAGGATAGTGTCTAAGTTCAACCCAGAATCTAACACCGCCAATCGCAACACTGGTGGGTAAGTAATACACTGATCACGCCGGTATCTGTTGTCAAAATGGGAAAGCTGTTTGGATTTCGTGGCTGTGGAAATCGGGTCAATCGGCAAATGTAGAAAACGCTTTgtaatttcctggttgctaaaattctacacTCAATTTCCGTTTATGTGAGAAAGCACTGAATAGTGtagggaatcattgtaccatctaaatcgctctgaaatacattttcaattACAGCTGTTCTAAGCTGGTGGACCATAACCAAAAGTAAAAGGTTCAAGAGCAAGTCTCCAGCATGTTATGGGGAAATGGGATGCCAGGAGGGGGAGACTATGAATGCAACCTTGTGCTGTTACAATTCACATAACTTCCACATAAGGGAGGAATTCAGAAAAATTCTATGTAGCACCTTTTTAAAATGTCATATCTTTGTTGTAAGTGTTTTGGCACCGAACTGTTGGCAGTTGCAAAACATAGTCAATAGTTGGATGAGTTGTAGAGTTAATTGCCGATTAACTTATTGTTGACTCGATTATTTAGacttttctcttgaaccatatggtaTATCCACTAGAAACTCGTAGATCATATAGACACAGCTAGAAAGATTAAGaaacaaatgttttatttgaatACAAGTTATTCAAGTAAAATGTACTTTTCTAAAGATCAACTGTAAAAATACTAGTAtatgtcgcacgtcactacttcacaggagtgcCATTTGAATGCAAACGTTTTCCTTTTTtaaaatcaaaatgtgttttttggcagaaatgccttctggtaCATGTGCCTTAAActaacttgtatgccatctgtaaatacgaatacgaTGGTTAAATTATGAACATAGTTGGTTTAGCTATGGAAACCAAAAgacagcaaccttcccgctagccatgattggctaagataatgagtgggctggacataaCAAGAGATGAtctcggattggtctgccatgtagcacgcttctgtctataaccatgaaatggtcagtatgtgtaggtaatccctTTTAAAgcagcttttttgaaagatatcatgtAGTAGAACTgaataagtgttgctctccactttctggaggaccgcgttttgaaatcagtggaattagagtacgatactaaggagatggagaaaaatctgccgttttgattgcaaatatgcagactgAGTCGAAAAGAACACACAGAAGTCTCCAAATTACATCTTCAaaccatggcatccatgacagagCAGGAGAAACGTCCATCTATGTATACtggtaagagagtctagctagctacattttcagatattacacatttctaattttgtcaaagTCGTTTTCATTTCAAGCTGGCTGGCTAGATaatgttatgtgtatgatctgtgtagttatattatttgtatctcagagccatttgcattgctagttatagcctaatgttagctagctaacattgaacctgattggttagctacctgcaaatTCATGTAGGAtggtaacgttatgagttgggattatggttatttgtttatctagctagctacatgtctaaacaaaagatgCCACTATGTAAGTaactatttcaatagaatgtttatgatgtcactgcgacaactgtcgatagatgtagctggtaaatttgctctggctatctactccgatttcagagcactctcgttgAAGtgtttacgaacgctcaacagccgttgaatatggccggtgtcagtgaacgttggcaaaaaaaaagcgtgattaaattgttgccagcagcacagttgcagtcaccaacgctctggctaacataaaaacagcctaaccagctctgctagtgtgagtaaaatggtcagagtgaggtgttctctcatttgtgtctggaagtagctagccaacgttagccagctagggtgcttgactgctgttgttaagTCAGAACACTCGGATTAACCCTCCTTTTCggccagagtgtccagtgtgccTTCTGAGAGCGAAATGCCTTCTGAGAGCGAAATGTTTACGAACAGCCAGAGCACacccgtagtataaaccagcctttagtatTGAAAGCTTTGGTTGTTTAGGACATAGCCTCAAATGTGAATCCTTAGAGATGGATGAGGCTAAAGCTTAaaagggtgtgaatgatgctgaatgggtgtagacagaAGAGTAggtacaggcctctcatctttttaaatgggagaacttgcacaattggtggctgactaaatacttttttgccccactgtatatccttgCCCCAACCGGGGCTTGAACCAGAGACCATCTGCAAACAGACAGCATTCACCCAcaaagcatcattacccatcgctccacaaaagccacgggaAACAATGTTAAGGTCTCAAAGTGAGTGATCAACAATTGAAATGCCTCACAAATTGCCTTGCCAGCAGTTCACACCAAGTAGTAGGCTACTGGGAGGCAGGCAGCACTTAAAGTAGATGGCCCAAGCTAGcaaaaagacagtactagacaaaGTATAGAAAAATTATACTTTTCACTCTATAGCTATAGAAAGATTCACCATCATAAGTGAATGAGTTTTGCAGCCTTCACCATCTGTGAATATGTCTCTCCTGATAAATATTCTGCTTCGATTATGTAATGGTGTGTGAAGGCCTGTATATTCCTGTTTGTTGTCTACATTTGTTGGCCAGGAAAGAGGATGGCCCGGAAGGGTAAGAGCCTAATTACACACACCTGAATCTAATTATTGTGGGTGGTGGCTGTTTTAACCTGGCTTTGgccagattttttgttgttggtctAGAGCAGCAAGAGCTGACATGCAGGGTCCTCCAATCCTGGGATGAACATCGAACCCAACTGGACAGGAACCTACCGGACGTTACTTTTGTTGGATATGCAGGTAAAGAGCTTAGCTGTCCGGTTGCAGAGAGGGACCGGAAGACCCGTGTAGAAAAGCTCAAAGATGAGCTAGATTTTGTTTTGGTTTAATTGTTACTCAGCGCTTTTGCGCATTCTGTTTCTTCCCCTGAATAAAAGTCCTGGGTCGTTTCCCATGAGAAAGGTACATTGTCAACGCTTGTGTTACTTCACACTCGTCAGTTCATGCAAAGTTAAACAGGCTGATACAATTCTCTCAAAAATAGAAAAAAACAAAGCAATTAAGACTTTCTATTGATAAAATTGCAATATCTAAAATATAAATGTAGGTTCTTTGAGGGTGAGGTTGTCACAAAAAGGACAGTGAATACATGCATAAATGTGCTTGTTTGGTGTCATGGTGAGTGTGGTTGAACTTTTACTGTCAGGCAACATGGGATCTAAGCCATGGGAGTCAAAGCCTGGGTTGTTTAGGGGATTTGTTTTGTCAGGTAAACCGAGTCAGTATTGACCATGGATTTGGACTGTGAGGTCACATGTCCAATCATTCTTATTTGGTGTTGGTCTCATGATTATCTCCCTGTGTTACGATGAAGTTGCATACAGTACTGTCCCTATTCCTTTGAAAAACCTAACCTACAACTAAACACAGTAAGAAATGGTGTATATAGCAGGAAGGAGTGTGTGATTAGGTGCAGCGATGCCAGGGCGTTGGAGGTTGCTAGTGTTAGGGTTCGTTCCtgttccttgtcaatcattggc includes:
- the olah gene encoding S-acyl fatty acid synthase thioesterase, medium chain, with protein sequence MDKVINCFSKRPDAVARLICFPWAGGGSIHYARWGKILTSIEVYAVKLPGREARAKEPFFQSMEQIVDEVINVLLPVLKEKPFALFGHSFGAMTSFAIADTLKRVHKLEPIHIFLSGASAPYSEMRIQAPKRSDLSDEEFLQWMTRIGGTPPELLANPEVVKLFLPALKADLHVVENYRCDRPESPLLSCPVTCFDGKQDMPHDLEAWKDISSGDFTVQMLPGAHFYLKDAANEKIILDYITKYLEMAEMDYL